From the Coregonus clupeaformis isolate EN_2021a unplaced genomic scaffold, ASM2061545v1 scaf0552, whole genome shotgun sequence genome, the window GATTTGTATCCACTCTATTCTATATCAACTGTATATTCTAATCTATAATACTATTATATGACTGCTCAACAACGCTCTGCACTATAGATATGCCTACGTGGTGTTCTATATCAACTCTGTTCTATTGACACTAGATACTGGATGCGTCTGTTGAGTTGAATTGCACATCGCGTGGCTGCAGTGTGAAGTAGGCAACTATTTGATCATGTTTCCTTAACTAGGATTTTTGGGGGTTGGGACGTGAGGATGTGTCATCATGTGACCTATGGCAGATGGATGATGACGACGACACAATTCCTCCTTTTCTCTATCGGAATGGAAAATATAATACAGCGCATCGCAAACAGCGTTCACAACGAGACAATTCATCAGTAACGAAATAACATTCGCCTAACTTTATCTCGTTTGATGACTCGATGAAACATTCATTGTAGTCCATAGCGTTGTCCTCAACATTCTTTAATAGTAGGCTAACATTGTTTTGAAACTATTGCAATGGTCTTTCTGAATGATATCGACAGCAAGTCAACATTGGACACTAACAATTAATGGAATTCTTGGGAACATTGAGTTAGATGCCATCGCGGTCACGGCGGCGGTACGTGGTGAATCATCCAGCCGGGTGGTGAGACTGTAAGTGCGGGGAGCTGGGAAGGGAAATCCGGTGAAATGTTGTGCTGTCAGACTGACATTATGGCATTAGCAAAAGTTATGAAAAAGTTGTGTAGGCTAGTTCGGCCTCACATGTTGTGACTAGTCTTAATGACAGATGTGACTATTGTAATGTTATTGTTTTCGACAGGGCCTGATAAATGCAGGGGCTGAAGCCCTGAGGCagagattatttttttattttatttttttactgcaaCCACAGGAGGCCGCTCTCAATAAGGATAGACCGccctgctgctgctctgctaATCGTCAGATGGGGGGAGGTGAGGCGGTAGGGGGGCCCACGTGGGTAACTGGGGGGGCCCTGCCTTGGTTGGGTAACTGATTCAAGGACTAGCCTTTTGTGGGCCCTAATCAATATTTGGTTGGGGGGCACCTCGCAGGCAAAACACATCAGTTGTACCCCTCTTGAAGGCAGAGAGAaagttaaccccctagagtcgatttgTGCACTGTGCACCGGCcaactttccttcaattcgcTATAAAAAGGGGGAAACAATATTGCATCATTCATTTTCATGCAGACTGTCTAGCCTACTGTATGGACTAGGTTTCAAACTATAGTAGGCCTAACTATAAACACATTTAGTGAGTCTAAAACAACCAATTCCTTCCTGATAGCCCTATtaaatatcatgtatttttatgttTTCTAAAGGTTGGTAGACCTGGAGCCAGTTCCAAGCCCCAGGGTTGAGGGTGGAGGGCCGGCTGACCCCAGGTCCACCAGGCCCCAGGAGGGAGCTGTTACCCAGGTCCGGAGCCAGATCAGGGGCAGGGAGGGCAGCAGGCTGGAGGGTGCTACCCAGCTGGAGGGTGCCCGGGGCGGGGAGCATGAGGACAACGTGTCCCGCCTCCGGAGCTCTTCCCTGGAGATCAGAGAAAAGGGATCAGAGATCCTACGGGAACAACTGGACGCTGCACAGAAGGTGGGGGACCCTTATTAcagactctctcacacacacactgatctctCTGACGCCCATCTCTACTGAATGGCAGTTGCTTGAATCAATAACAATGCGTGACCTGGAAAAGGGTGTCATCCCAATAGGTTTAGTCCTACAGTATGCTGCTGCATACTGACACagttctcctccacctctctcccatctcccatctcctccatctcttccctcccctccacctctctcctcccctccacctctctcctcccctccacctctcctcccctccacctctcccctcccctccacctctcccctcccctccacctctcccctcccctccacctctcccctcccctccacctctcccctctcttctccatctcttccctgtcctcccctctcttctcctccacctctcctccacctctcccctcctctcctccacctctcccctcctctcctccacctctcccctctcctccacctctctcctctcctccacctctctcctctcctccacctctctcctctcctccacctctccctcctctccatgttcctgcctccccctcctccacctctcctccacctccacctctccctctcctccacctctcctctcctccacctctcccctctcctccacctctccccctcctccacctctctcctcctccacctctcccctcctctcctcctccacctctcccctcctctcctctcctccacctctcccctcctctcctccacctctcccctctcctccacctctcctcctctcctccacctctcccctcctccacctctccccctctcctccccctctcctccacctctcctcctctcctccacctctccctctcctccacctctcctccacctctccctctccctccacctctcctcctctcctccacctctccctcctctcctccacctctcctctcctccacctctcccctcctctcctccacctctcccctctctcctcctcccctctcctccacctctctctcccctctccacctctccccccctcttccatctccctctcctccacctctcccctcctctcctccacctctcccctctcctccacctctcccttctcttcatctcttccctgtcctcctctcccctctcctccacctctcccctctcctccacctctctcctctcctccacctctctcctctcctccacctctctcctctcctccacctctcccctcctctcctccacctcctctcctccacctctcccctctcccatcccctcccAGGAGCTGAAGCTGAAGGATAAGGAGTGTGAGCGTCTGTCGCAGGTCAGAGATCAGCTGGAGCGGGAGCTGGAGGAGCTCACTGCCAGTCTGTTTGAGGTTAGTCTGGTGTGACCATACTCCCTGGAGCAGGAGCGGAGGAGCTCACTGCCAGTCTGTTTGAGGTTAGTCTGGTGTGACCATACTCCCTGGAGCAGGAGCGGAGGAGCTCACTGCCAGTCTGTTTGAGGTTAGTCTGGTGTGACCATACTCCCTGGAGCAGGAGCGGAGGAGCTCACTGCCAGTCTGTTTGAGGTTAGTCTGGTGTGACCATACTCCCTGGAGCAGGAGCGGAGGAGCTCACTGCCAGTCTGTTTGAGGTTAGTCTGGTGTGACCATACTCCCTGGAGCAGGAGCGGAGGAGCTCACTGCCAGTCTGTTTGAGGTTAGTCTGGTGTGACCATACTCCCTGGAGCGGGGAATCAAGGCTAGCTTGAGGGAGGCAGGAATGAGACCCACAGCCTGCAACACGCTGATCTGTCCTGGGTGGGAGTGCTCCGTGATGGTACCAGTACATCTTGACATTGAGAAGTGTGGCCCCTGCATGGTTGTTGTAACACTGTTGTCTTCCTGTTCCCACAGGAAGCTCACAGGATGGTGCATGAGGCCAACGTGAAACAAGCTGCAGCAGAGAAGCAGCTGAAGGAGGCTCAGGGCAAGGTCAGTCTGCGATCCCatccgggaattgaacccacaaccttgtcGAACTCTTACCGAAAGAGCCACACAGGTTACCTGTACCTGCTAAATGCAGGAAAACCTATAAGAATCTGTTAGAGTTGTGCCTGGTTCTGGGGGGTTGCCGGTTCTAATCCCAGGGCCGACGGGGAACATTTGGCATGAGTGAGCCAGCAGTATCGCATTTGCCACCTACTGcctttgtgcccttgagcaaggcactttacccctATCCTGCTCCAGGGACACTGCTCTACGGCTGACCCTGTGCTGCTCCCATGCTGTTGTGTGTCGGTTTGGGTACGAtgtataactactgtctataaccACCCCCCCCCCATGTTCTTGTCTCTCCCCAGATTGATGTCCTGCAGGCAGAGGTGTCAGCCCTGAAGACCATGGTCCTGACCTCCACCCCCTCTTCCCCCAACCGTCAGGCCCACCCTCAGCTCCTCTCCCCGGGCACTAGGTCCAGGGGGGCCAGCCCCCGCCATGGAGGGGGACACACACGCAACAAAAGCGCCAGCTGGGCCCTGCCATTGGCCTCTGGTGGGCACTTAGACCCGCCCTCTGTCTCCCTGCAGCCAGTCACAGAGGACAAAGAGGTAGGCCCAGCTGCCTTCAGACAACACACCAGCcgtgtctgaatacccatacttgcgttCTAAGTAGTTGGCTTTTTAGGTATGCGAAAATAGAACGTTTTATAGGATATGAAATGTAGTTCATGTAGTATGCTTTaaaatgccaggatgtcataggctgtgtctacacttgacacttacatgcgacttctgctatcagaacACAAAGATCACATTGAAAAGACGGGTCTAGACACACAAGTGTCGCATTGTGATCCGATTGTGTTCCGTTCTGGTCGCATTGTGTGCTGATTTCTCCGCAGTCTGGACGCGATCAGGCTACTGAAAGCGCATACAGTGGGCAACGTCATTAGCACTCCgcccacaagtctccagaaaccGTGTGTTTTGGGAGCGAGAGGCACTTTTTTCGTTATAGCGTTAGAGGAAATACGTTCCAAGCCTGTAAGTAACATGTTTGCTGGCCTCATAAATGCTAaccagctagctaatatttaggAAAAACCATTTTGGGTTTGGCTAGAGTTATGGTAACGTGTTTGCAATCCCTTTAGCTTTGCTTGCTGGCTAActacagaggttagctggctagttagctaaagtagttagctactgccatcaAGTTGTTCTGTTGTCATATTTTGCctattctacatttacattttagtcatttagcagacgctcttatccagagcgacttacagttagtgaatgcatacatgttttttatattgtgacgtcacgagaggctacacagctttcagcgggattgctcaagtagtgcaaggagacaaggttcaaacaaaacaaggattttattataggtcttgggaaattaacgaaaatataacaaaattctgttctcttgtggctctttaagggttaacagttcagggatgtctcttccacatccaaaatcataattctcactcgctcagataacttttccccagccttactgtagtccacgttgcagctagtggccaacccagcaaaaagtccttccaaatgtctctcacgtatttccacaggtgcatatatccaaaggtgagtatttcccaaaggtaagtatctccaaatccttatattcctcatggaagtggacgtgcagcactcttgtcctccagagagcccaggttggagactgtgtctcttcacccccacacactccctcagtgtgtctcttcccttcccaaaacttcagctcatcagctcctcatttgtttcagctgcgtgggaagattggccatagaggggtggagttcccgaccctaccagcagatggagccatagctgtctgggtttgcagccatctcaggggatgtaacgtccctccaggacacagcctctcgtgacatcacaatatatatatatatattttttttttcatactggccccccatgggaaacgaactcacatccctgccggccaaaccctcccctaccttggacgacgctggaccaatgcagaatgcatactggcatttgaatatagcgTGGGAAAAGGGAATCTGGACACAATGTGGACACGTTTAAATATAAGTGTAGACGCATGATGTGTTCGGAACTCCATGATCAGAACTCCGTGATCAGAATACAAAAGCTGCATtaactgtcaagtctagacagGCCCGTACTCTTTTCAGCTCTTCGTCTAGTAGAATTTTCTGCACTAAATTCATCCCAGTAATTTTCTATTGAGGAAAATAATTGCCTTTTCACACCCACTTGTGTTCGACAGCAGCTGATAATCAGAACAGGAGATGCGCTCTACAAAAATGAACGAATGGCGGGGAACAATGTGCGATTGTGCATTAGATGACGCCTTCTGAGTAGTATGTTGATATTTGCTGCTTACTGCATtcgtttttactaaacagtacttTCTAAATaggacactatatatacaaaagtatgtggacaccccttcaaatgagtggattcggctatttcagccacgccGTTGTTgacgggtgtataaaatcgagcacacagccatgcaatctccatagacaaacattggcagtagaacggccttactgaagagctcagtgactttcaacgtggcaccatcataggatgccacctttccaacaagtcagttcgtcaaatttctgccctgctagagctgccccggtcaactgtaagtgctgttattgtgaagtggaaacgcctagaagcaacaacggctcagccgcgaagtggtcggccacacaagctcacagaacggaaccgccgagtgctgaagcacgtaaaaatcatctgtcctcggttgaggctcgcatctactacaagaccatggtgcttgcctacggagctgtgaggggaacggcacctccttaccttcaggctctgatcagaccctacacccaaacgagggcactacgttcatccacctctggcctgctggctccccttcctctacggaagcacagttcccactcagcccagtcaaagctattcgctgctctggcaccccaatggtggaacaagctccttcacgacgccaggacagcggagtcactcaccaccttccggagacacttgaaaccctacctctttaaggaatacctggaatagtataaagtaatccttcttcccccaccccccatttaaaaaaataaataaaaaagataaaataaaataaaagttgtttgtcccactggctatcataagttgaatgcaccaatttgtaagtcgctctggataagagcgtctgctaaatgacgtaaatggttgctgtccaaactgtctctggaagcaacatcagcacaagaactgtttgtcgggagcttcatgaaatgggttttccatgggcgagcagccacacacaagcctaagatcaccatgcgcaatgccaagcgtcggctggagtggtgtaaagctcgccgccattagactctgtagcagtggaaacgcgttctctggagtgatgaatcacgcttcaccatctggcagtccgacggacgaatctgggtttggcggatgccaggagaacactacctgccccaatgcatagtgccaactgtaaagtttggtggaggaggaataatggtctggggctgtttttcatggttcgggctaggccccttagttccagtgaagggaaatcttaatgctacagcatacaatgacattctagacgattctgtgcttccaactttgtggcaacagtttggggaaggccctttcctgtttcagcatgacaatgcccctgtgcacaaagcgagctccttatagaaatggtttgtcgagatcggtgtggaagaacttgactggcctgcacagagccctgacctcaaccccatcgaacacctttgggatgaattgaaacgccgactgcgagccaggcctaatcgcccaacatcagtgcccgacctcactaatgctcttgtggctgaatggaagcaagtccccgcagcaatgttccaacatctagtggaacgccttcccagaagagtggaggctgttatagcagcaaaggggggaccaactccatattaatgcccatgattttggaatgagatgttcaacgagcaggtgtccacatacttttggtcatgtagtctaTGTAGTAttattagtacacagtatgtagtTTTAGTAATTAGTAGGCAAGGCAGATTTCGGACACGGCCATACTGTTGTGTTGTACACACTTATGGACTTTGAGAATGTGTGCGCCATAATCTATCTAATCTTGGGTCTGCTTTTGGTTGCACTCTCCCAATCAATCGACCCACTGTGACCACTAACAGCAATTCAAACCTTGTTTCTGCACTAACTCTTCTACGGCTTCCCACTATAACCCTGTGAATGTgtttctttcctcctctccctatctccacatcatcctcctcctcctcctcctcctctccctatcaTCATGTGGTTATTTTTTGCCTCTCCTTTACTTCCTGTTTTCTTTCACTTgctcatctcctttctctctctctctctctctctctctctctctctctctctctctctctctctctctctctctctctctctctctctctctctctctctctctctctctctctctctctctctctctctctctctctctccttccctccatcctcctctctctcagcctgctGTTCCTGCGCTCCTCTCTCTGATTTTGTGTCTGGTTCCGGGCCACTCGATCTCTGTGACCTATGAACCCTACTGGGCAGAGCAGGGGGAGGGGCCAAGCTCTCTCAGCCGACAGGTAACCACACCcctctggttcctctctaggtttcttccttctAGGGAGGTTGTCCTTGCCACTGTGTTTCTGCTTGCTCTGTGAGGTCTAGGATGGGGTAGCCTCGGCTTCGCCAGAGTTCATATTGGAAAAGTAGGTTTGAGTGGAGCGCTGATTGCCATCGTCTGATTGGCTGTGAGTAAATAATAATACCACCCCTTTTCAGAAGCTCAAATTATCCAGAGTTAATTTATGGCGCTAGCATTGCTTGCATACTATATATAATTTTAATTGATATTTcagaatgaaaaaatatatacatgtttTTTTAATATAATTTGTTACCCCATGTGGGAACCAGTGAAAATGATTGGCTTTCGGTTTTGAATCTCCTCTGTTTGAACGTACCTATTCCAACTGGAGGGCTTGGCTACTCCACCTTCTGTTAGCCTCTTTTCCCACAGGCTTTCATACCGAAGGTGAGGTGAAAGCCTGGAAGAGGCTAAGGATGGGGTTACTGTAAATCCCTTTGTGACAACAGATTTATATAAAAATGGCTTCATTACAAGGCCTATATGTGATTAAGCTTAGCCATTGACAGGTTGGGAAGCTTTGGATATGCAGGCGTTTCTATAGTCGCTATTTCATCCCTACTTTACTGTATGATCAGTGTCTAAGTTATGGTTCCCGGAGTCGCCtgttcactgttgacattgagactggtgttttgcgggtactatttaatgaagctgccagttgaggacctgtgaggcgcctgtttctcaaactagacactctaatgtatttgtcctcttgctcagttgtgcaccgaggcctcccactcctctttctattctggttagagacagtttgcgctgttctgtgaagggagtagtacacagcgttgtacgagatcttcagtttcttggcatttcttgcatggaatagccttcatttctcagaagaagaatagactgacgagtttcagaagaaagttatttgtttctggccattttgattctgtaatcgaacccacaattgctgatgctccaaatactcaactagtctcaagaaggacagttttattgcttctttaatcagcacaacagttttcagctgtgctaacataattgcaaaagggttttctaatgatcaattagcctttcaaaatgctaaacttggattagcaaacacaacgtgccattggaacacaggactgatggttgctgataatgggcctctgtacgccgatgtagatattccataaaaaatctgccgtttccagctacaatagccatttacaacattaacaatgtctacactgtatttctgatcaatttgatgttattttaatggacaacaaaattgcttttctttcgaaaacaaggaaatttctaagtgacccccaaactattgaacggtagtgtacgtggTTAACTCCTGTTTCCCTTCCCCAAGGGAATGCATCTTTCTGCGCCTTTCTTCCCGCAAATACAATCATGTTTATTACATATTAATCCATATACACAGTAAATCAAATACAGGAAAAATTATTAATAAAATAATTTCTCATGACAATTATACAGTATCTCCTGTCCTCAGATGGACAATGTGCTGTATGCAGAGTTcctgacctggagagacagaCCGAGTCTGGACAGAACGTCAGCCTTCCTGGGCCGTATCTACAGAGAGGACATCGGCCCCTGTCTCTCCTTCACCAGATCTGAGGCATGTACCTTTGTGTTTCtctgtgccttcggaaagtattcagaccccttgactttttctactttttgtttaggttacagccttattctaaaattgatgaatttttgtttcttttttcccctcatcaatctacacacaatgccccataatgacaaagcaaaaacatgttttagacatttttgctaatttataaaaaataaaaagattgaaaaaatcacatttacatgagtattcagaacctttactcagtactttgttgaagcacctttggcagcgattacagccttgagtcttcttgggtatgacgctacaagcttggcacacctgtatttgaggagtttctcccattcttctctgctgatcctctcaagctctgtcaggttggatggggagcgttgctgcacagctattttcaggactctccagagatgtttgatcgggttcaagtccgggctctggctgggccactcaaggacattcagagacttgtcccgaagccactcctgcgttgtcttggctgtgtgcttagggtcgttgtcctgttggaaggtgaaacttcgccccagtctgaggtcctgagcgctctggagcaggttttcatcaaggatctctctgtactttgctccgttcatctttgcctcgatcctgactagtctcccagtccctgccgccgaaaaacatccccacagcatgatgctgccaccaccatgcttcaccgaagggatggtgccaggtttcctccagacgtgacgcttggcattcaggccaaagagttcaatcttggtttcatcagaccagagaatcttgtgagtctttaggtgccttttggcaaactccaagcgggctgtcatgtgccttttactgaggactggcttccgtctggccactctaccataaaggcctgattggtggcatgctgcagagatggttgtccttctggaaggttctcccatctccacagaggaactctggagctctgtcagagtgaccatcaggttcttggtcacctccctgaccaaggcccttctcccctgattgctctgtttggccggtaaccttccccagatctgtgcctcaacacaatcctgtctcggagcactatggcttggtttttgctctgacatgcactgtcaactgtgggaccttatatagacaggtgtgtgcctttccaaatcaagtccaatcaattgaatttaccacaggtggactccaatcaagttgtggaaacatctcaaggatgatcaatcgaaacagcatgcacctgagatcaattttgagtctcatagcaaagggtct encodes:
- the LOC121531585 gene encoding guanine nucleotide exchange factor for Rab-3A isoform X9 — encoded protein: MDAFEGLHSVQLSSSPPPVSASNPGYEVLGSARSGVQVYSNATFYGKPGVLEHAQRRGRAKYPSHREETNEERCKVGRLVDLEPVPSPRVEGGGPADPRSTRPQEGAVTQVRSQIRGREGSRLEGATQLEGARGGEHEDNVSRLRSSSLEIREKGSEILREQLDAAQKELKLKDKECERLSQVRDQLERELEELTASLFEEAHRMVHEANVKQAAAEKQLKEAQGKIDVLQAEVSALKTMVLTSTPSSPNRQAHPQLLSPGTRSRGASPRHGGGHTRNKSASWALPLASGGHLDPPSVSLQPVTEDKEPAVPALLSLILCLVPGHSISVTYEPYWAEQGEGPSSLSRQMDNVLYAEFLTWRDRPSLDRTSAFLGRIYREDIGPCLSFTRSELSQSVQSAVENNSLTIEPVAMSALPMVKANAIECGGPNGPRAAVLT
- the LOC121531585 gene encoding guanine nucleotide exchange factor for Rab-3A isoform X3; the protein is MDAFEGLHSVQLSSSPPPVSASNPGYEVLGSARSGVQVYSNATFYGKPGVLEHAQRRGRAKYPSHREETNEERCKVGRLVDLEPVPSPRVEGGGPADPRSTRPQEGAVTQVRSQIRGREGSRLEGATQLEGARGGEHEDNVSRLRSSSLEIREKGSEILREQLDAAQKELKLKDKECERLSQVRDQLERELEELTASLFEEAHRMVHEANVKQAAAEKQLKEAQGKIDVLQAEVSALKTMVLTSTPSSPNRQAHPQLLSPGTRSRGASPRHGGGHTRNKSASWALPLASGGHLDPPSVSLQPVTEDKEPAVPALLSLILCLVPGHSISVTYEPYWAEQGEGPSSLSRQMDNVLYAEFLTWRDRPSLDRTSAFLGRIYREDIGPCLSFTRSELSQSVQSAVENNSLTIEPVAMSALPMVKANAIECGGPKKCALSGVSRSCKHRIKLGDRESYYYISPSSRARVPSNHITAACNFFTYIRYIQQGLVRHDAEQMFWEVTRLRREMTVAKLGFYLTDTDQG